The sequence GGCGAGCGCCGAAGGCGCCAAGGTGCATCGCGGCGGCACCTATCTGTGCATCGAAGGGCCGCAGTTCTCCACCCGCGCCGAGTCTCATTTGTACCGCAGCTGGGGCGCCCATGTGATTGGCATGACCAATCTCCAAGAAGCCAAGCTGGCGCGCGAAGCGGAGATCTGTTTCGCGACCTTGGCGCTGGCCACCGATTACGATTGCTGGAATCAACAGGCCGGCGATGTCGAAATCGAGCAGGTGTTGGCGGTTCTCCAGCAAAACGTCGCCCTGGCGCAAATGACCATCGGCCGGGCCGCGGCGTCTTTGACAGATTCTCGCAACTGCGCCTGTGCCTCGGCGTTAAAGGATGCTATTATTACCGATAAAGCATCAATCCCAAAGAAAGTCCGGACCGCCCTGCGGCCGATCAGCGGAAAATATTTATGAGCGTATTGGTAGTGGGTACGGTGGCCTTCGATTCGATTGAAACACCCTCCGGTTCGGCGGAGCGGATTCTCGGCGGTTCGGCTTCTTATTTCGCCTTGGGCGCGAGTTATTTCGCGCCGGTGCGGGTGGTCGGCGTCATCGGCAAGGATTTTCCGCAAGATTATCTCGATCTGTTTACCGAACGCAATATCGACATCGCCGGCATCAAGCGCGAGGCAGGGGATACGTTTCATTGGCGCGGCCGCTATCATGAAGACATCAATCAGCGCGATACCATTGAACTTCATTTGAACGTCTTGGCCGGGTTCAAACCGGAGCTGCCGGAAAGCTATCGCGACGCCGAATACGTCTTTCTCGGCAACATTGATCCGCTGATGCAGATGGAAGTGCTCAATCAGATCCGCCGTTTGAAGCTGGTGGTGTGCGACACCATGGATCATTGGATTCGCGAAAGCCAGGAAGAGCTCAAGAAAGTGCTCAAGCGCATCGAGATGCTGGTGATCAACGATTCCGAAGCGCGCTTGTTGAGCGGCTACAATAACATCGTTAAAGCGGCGCGGGCGATTCTGCGCATGGGGCCGAAGATGGTGCTGATCAAACGCGGCGAGTATGGCGTGCTGCAATTTTCCGACTCCTCGGTGTTCGCCACGCCGGCTTATCCCCTTGAAGAAGTATTCGATCCCACCGGCGCCGGCGATTCCTTCGCCGGCGGACTGATGGGCCATCTCGCCCGCAACGGCGACATGAGCGAAGGCGGATTGCGCCGCGCCATCGTTTACGGTTCGGTGGTGGCCTCGTTTACGGTGGAGGACTTCGGCGTCAAGCGCTTGAGTGGAGTGTCTTTGCCGGAAATCGAAGAACGCTATCAACGGTTCGTCCAGCTCACCGATTTTCATTCCTGATTCATGGATCTCTCGATCGTCATTCCGGTTTTCAATGAGGAAGAAAACATCGAACCGTTAGTTCGTGAAATCGACACCGCACTGGCTCCCATGGGAAAAAGCTACGAGATCGTCGCCGTTGACGATGGCAGCCGGGACGCCACCTTCGCCGTGTTGTGCCGGCTTTGCGCTGCATCGGGCCACTTGAAAGTCGTTCGGCTCAAACGCAACTTCGGCCAGACCGCGGCAATCGCCGCCGGCTTAGCCCATGCCGAAGGTGAAGTCGTAGTTTTGATGGACGGCGACGCGCAGAACGATCCGGCGGACATTGGCCCGCTCTTGAATAAACTCGAAGAAGGCAACGACATGGTTGCCGGCTGGCGCTACAATCGTCAAGATTCTTTTCTCAACCGCCGGCTGCCGTCGATGATCGCCAATTATTTAATTTCTTGGACTACCCACGTAAAACTGCACGATTACGGCTGTACGCTCAAGGCGATGCGCAAAGATCTTGCCAAGGGTCTGCGCCTGTACGGTGAGATGCACCGTTTCATTCCGGCCATCGCCTATGACCGTGGCGCGCAGATCGCCGAGCTCAAGGTCAACCATCGGCCGCGGCTGCGCGGCAAGTCCAAGTACGGGATCACCCGCACGTTGAGAGTGATTCTCGATCTCCTGACGGTGAAATTTCTCTCCAGCTATTCGACCCGGCCGGCGCATATCTTTGGACCCATCGGTTTGCTCAGCGCCTTGGT is a genomic window of Deltaproteobacteria bacterium containing:
- a CDS encoding sugar kinase, encoding MSVLVVGTVAFDSIETPSGSAERILGGSASYFALGASYFAPVRVVGVIGKDFPQDYLDLFTERNIDIAGIKREAGDTFHWRGRYHEDINQRDTIELHLNVLAGFKPELPESYRDAEYVFLGNIDPLMQMEVLNQIRRLKLVVCDTMDHWIRESQEELKKVLKRIEMLVINDSEARLLSGYNNIVKAARAILRMGPKMVLIKRGEYGVLQFSDSSVFATPAYPLEEVFDPTGAGDSFAGGLMGHLARNGDMSEGGLRRAIVYGSVVASFTVEDFGVKRLSGVSLPEIEERYQRFVQLTDFHS
- a CDS encoding glycosyltransferase, with protein sequence MDLSIVIPVFNEEENIEPLVREIDTALAPMGKSYEIVAVDDGSRDATFAVLCRLCAASGHLKVVRLKRNFGQTAAIAAGLAHAEGEVVVLMDGDAQNDPADIGPLLNKLEEGNDMVAGWRYNRQDSFLNRRLPSMIANYLISWTTHVKLHDYGCTLKAMRKDLAKGLRLYGEMHRFIPAIAYDRGAQIAELKVNHRPRLRGKSKYGITRTLRVILDLLTVKFLSSYSTRPAHIFGPIGLLSALVGFGFGLYLTVQKFIYDLDIGGRPLLLLAILLIFIGIQFITMGLLGEMLARTYHESQDRPVYVINEILGGGKTL